The proteins below come from a single Miscanthus floridulus cultivar M001 chromosome 1, ASM1932011v1, whole genome shotgun sequence genomic window:
- the LOC136508460 gene encoding glutathione S-transferase F11-like: protein MAAGLQVFGQPASTDVARVLTCLFEKNLEFELVRTDTFKKSHKLPEFIKLRDPTGQVTFKHGDKTIVDSRAICRYLCTQFPDDGYKKLYGTGSLERASIEQWLQAETQSFDAPSSELVFHLAFAPHLKDVRPDEARVAEKEKKLHNMLAVYDDILSKNEYLAGDDFTLADLSHLPNSHYIVNSSDRGRKLFTARKHVARWYDKISTRDSWRQVIKMQREHPGSFE, encoded by the exons ATGGCGGCAGGGCTACAGGTGTTCGGACAGCCGGCGTCCACCGACGTCGCGAGGGTGCTGACCTGCCTCTTCGAGAAGAACCTCGAGTTCGAGCTCGTCCGCACCGACACCTTCAAGAAGTCGCACAAGCTCCCCGAGTTCATCAAGCTCAGG GATCCTACTGGACAGGTTACTTTCAAGCACGGTGACAAAACAATCGTTG ATTCCAGGGCGATTTGCCGGTACCTGTGCACGCAGTTCCCGGACGACGGGTACAAGAAGCTGTACGGGACGGGGTCGCTGGAGCGGGCGTCCATCGAGCAGTGGCTGCAGGCGGAGACGCAGAGCTTCGACGCGCCGAGCTCGGAGCTGGTGTTCCACCTGGCGTTCGCGCCGCACCTCAAGGACGTGCGGCCCGACGAGGCCCGTGTCgcggagaaagagaagaagctgCACAACATGCTGGCCGTCTACGACGACATCCTCTCCAAGAACGAGTACCTCGCCGGCGACGACTTCACCCTCGCCGACCTCTCCCACCTCCCCAACTCCCACTACATCGTCAACTCCTCCGACAGGGGCAGGAAGCTCTTCACCGCCAGGAAGCACGTCGCCAGGTGGTACGACAAGATCTCCACCCGCGACTCGTGGAGGCAGGTCATCAAGATGCAGAGGGAGCACCCCGGCTCCTTTGAGTGA